In Rhodococcus rhodochrous, a single genomic region encodes these proteins:
- a CDS encoding M1 family metallopeptidase yields the protein MDHTERLVAAVKPIKAAKPVAPVAADRPLDPYLPESGNRGYRVSRYELELTYKVVSNRLDGRAKIIATTTDVRAKYSLDLAQSMRVAKVTVNGRRPAKFAHRGGKLTVTPAEKLPAGAVLVFGVQYSGTPTPLRTMWGEVGWEELDEGSLVASQPNGAPTWFPCDDHPGSKATYRIAVTTDAPFVAIANGTLVHKTTKASRTTRVYEQPEPMATYLATVQTGHYEIRTLATEPVPQYGIHPPRLRAEFDRDFARQTEMLELFTRLFGPYPFAHYTALVTDDDLEIPLEAQGLSIFGANFCDGTGREERLVAHELAHQWFGNSLTLNRWCDIWLHEGFACYAEWLWSENSGGRSAHAHALDAHRGLARKPQDILLEDPGPKDMFDDRIYKRGALTLHALRVQLGDEPFFTLLRTWTAEHRHGNVTTAQFKDLAARFSDVSLRPLWEAWLSTRELPPAPTA from the coding sequence GTGGACCACACCGAACGACTGGTCGCCGCGGTGAAGCCCATCAAGGCCGCCAAGCCCGTCGCGCCGGTCGCCGCCGACCGCCCGCTCGATCCCTATCTGCCCGAGAGCGGGAACCGCGGCTACCGAGTCTCCCGCTACGAACTCGAACTCACCTACAAGGTCGTGTCCAACCGGCTCGACGGCCGAGCGAAGATCATCGCCACGACGACGGACGTGCGCGCCAAGTACTCACTCGATCTCGCGCAGTCGATGCGGGTCGCGAAGGTGACCGTCAACGGGCGACGTCCCGCCAAGTTCGCGCATCGCGGTGGCAAGCTCACCGTCACCCCCGCCGAGAAACTCCCTGCCGGGGCGGTCCTCGTCTTCGGTGTGCAGTACTCGGGCACGCCCACCCCGCTGCGCACGATGTGGGGTGAGGTCGGCTGGGAGGAACTCGACGAGGGGTCGCTCGTCGCGAGCCAGCCCAACGGCGCACCCACCTGGTTCCCCTGCGACGACCATCCCGGTTCGAAGGCCACCTACCGCATCGCCGTCACCACCGACGCTCCGTTCGTCGCGATCGCGAACGGCACGCTCGTGCACAAGACCACGAAGGCGAGCCGCACCACACGGGTGTACGAGCAACCCGAACCGATGGCGACCTATCTCGCCACCGTCCAGACCGGCCACTACGAGATACGCACCCTCGCAACGGAACCCGTGCCGCAGTACGGTATCCACCCGCCTCGCCTGCGCGCGGAGTTCGATCGGGACTTCGCTCGTCAGACCGAGATGCTCGAGTTGTTCACACGCCTGTTCGGCCCGTATCCGTTCGCGCACTACACCGCTCTGGTGACCGACGACGACCTCGAGATCCCCCTCGAGGCGCAGGGATTGTCGATCTTCGGCGCGAACTTCTGCGACGGCACCGGCCGCGAGGAACGGCTCGTCGCACACGAGTTGGCGCACCAGTGGTTCGGCAACAGCCTCACGTTGAACCGCTGGTGCGACATCTGGCTCCACGAAGGATTCGCGTGCTACGCGGAGTGGCTGTGGTCGGAGAACTCGGGCGGCAGGTCGGCGCACGCGCACGCACTCGACGCCCACCGGGGACTGGCCCGCAAGCCGCAGGACATCCTGCTCGAGGATCCGGGCCCGAAGGACATGTTCGACGACCGCATCTACAAGCGCGGGGCACTGACCCTGCACGCCCTGCGCGTGCAACTCGGCGACGAACCGTTCTTCACCCTCCTGCGGACGTGGACCGCGGAACACCGGCACGGCAATGTGACGACGGCGCAGTTCAAGGATCTCGCCGCGCGTTTCTCGGACGTCTCGCTCCGGCCGCTGTGGGAGGCGTGGTTGAGCACGCGAGAGCTCCCTCCGGCACCGACCGCCTGA
- a CDS encoding putative immunity protein: MDELRAVARYVTESAQAVLPVFEESVPDDRRPRAALDAAREFVDGARRTRLQRVTALDAHRAAKDAPTEAASLAARCAGDAAAAAYLHPIAKATQVGHILRAAASAARIAELRADGDPGAVEDALDDARRRATSVVVDVLSRYPLAPTSRSRVGELMSALDTSLRRPN, encoded by the coding sequence ATGGACGAACTACGAGCGGTCGCCCGATACGTGACGGAGAGCGCCCAGGCCGTGCTCCCCGTCTTCGAAGAATCTGTGCCCGACGACCGTCGTCCACGTGCAGCACTCGACGCGGCTAGGGAATTCGTCGACGGTGCGCGACGAACGAGACTCCAGCGCGTCACTGCCCTGGATGCCCACCGGGCTGCGAAGGACGCACCGACGGAGGCGGCGTCCCTTGCCGCACGGTGCGCCGGTGATGCCGCGGCGGCTGCCTATCTGCACCCCATCGCGAAGGCCACTCAGGTCGGGCACATCCTGCGTGCCGCAGCGAGTGCCGCTCGCATCGCCGAACTCCGCGCTGACGGCGACCCGGGAGCCGTGGAGGACGCGCTCGACGACGCCCGGCGACGCGCGACTTCCGTGGTGGTCGACGTCCTCTCCAGATATCCGCTCGCGCCCACGTCGAGAAGTCGGGTCGGAGAGTTGATGAGCGCACTGGATACGTCTCTACGTCGCCCGAACTAG
- a CDS encoding DNA polymerase III subunit delta' produces MSGVFDRLVGQRDVETELVAAAVAARRGDTGSAMTHSWLFTGPPGSGRSVAALCFAAALQCTDEETPGCGRCHACTTTMAGTHGDVRRVVPEGLTISVKSMRDIVQVASRRPSTGRWQVVVIEDADRLTEGAANALLKVVEEPPQRTVFLLCAPSIDPEDISVTLRSRCRHIGLVTPSADAIARVLEATDGIDPKTAQWAASVSAGHVGRARRLATDEGARDNRARALAVAGAVLRPATTYSAADDLGRSAETEAKEISAERDERETEELRTALGAGGTGKGAAGALRGSAGVLKELERTQKSRKTRTERDIMDRALIDLAGLYRDALVHAFGSRVTLNHPDMSDRAADLASRTRPESLLECIEAILDCREALAQNVKPRFALAALAARLSSAFR; encoded by the coding sequence ATGTCCGGGGTCTTCGATCGTCTCGTCGGTCAGCGCGATGTCGAGACCGAACTCGTCGCGGCCGCGGTTGCCGCCCGTCGTGGCGACACCGGGTCGGCGATGACGCACTCGTGGCTGTTCACCGGTCCTCCCGGATCCGGTCGCTCGGTCGCGGCGCTGTGTTTCGCCGCCGCCCTGCAGTGCACCGACGAGGAGACTCCCGGTTGCGGGCGATGCCACGCCTGCACCACCACGATGGCCGGCACCCACGGCGACGTACGGCGGGTCGTGCCCGAGGGGCTGACGATCAGCGTCAAGTCGATGCGCGACATCGTGCAGGTCGCTTCGCGGCGTCCCAGCACGGGGCGATGGCAGGTCGTGGTGATCGAGGACGCCGACCGCCTCACCGAGGGTGCCGCGAACGCGCTGCTGAAGGTGGTCGAGGAACCGCCGCAGCGAACGGTCTTTCTCCTGTGCGCGCCGTCGATCGATCCCGAGGACATCTCGGTGACGCTGCGCTCGCGCTGCCGTCACATCGGGCTGGTCACTCCCAGCGCCGACGCCATCGCGCGTGTCCTCGAGGCCACCGACGGCATCGATCCGAAGACGGCGCAGTGGGCTGCATCCGTCAGTGCAGGCCACGTCGGCCGGGCCCGACGGCTGGCCACCGACGAGGGCGCCCGCGACAACCGGGCACGTGCCCTCGCTGTCGCCGGCGCGGTCCTGCGCCCCGCCACCACCTACTCCGCAGCCGACGACCTCGGACGCAGTGCCGAGACCGAGGCGAAGGAGATCAGTGCGGAGCGCGACGAGCGCGAGACCGAAGAGCTCAGGACCGCTCTCGGTGCCGGCGGTACCGGCAAGGGTGCTGCGGGTGCGCTTCGCGGTTCGGCCGGGGTCCTCAAGGAACTCGAACGCACCCAGAAGTCACGGAAGACGCGAACCGAGCGCGACATCATGGACAGAGCGCTCATCGATCTCGCCGGTCTGTATCGGGACGCGCTGGTGCACGCCTTCGGATCGCGGGTCACGCTCAACCATCCGGATATGTCGGATCGTGCGGCCGACCTGGCGTCGAGGACCCGGCCGGAGTCGCTTCTCGAGTGCATCGAGGCAATCCTCGACTGCCGGGAGGCGCTCGCCCAGAACGTCAAACCTCGCTTCGCTCTCGCAGCGCTCGCAGCCCGGTTGAGCTCGGCGTTCCGGTAG
- a CDS encoding VOC family protein has product MTIHFSAVGLVVADLDRSFACYRVLGLDLPTEAPEAPHFEVTLPGGLRLMWDTVESVRSFDPEFEPSSGGGAALAFDCGSPEAVDETLAALVEAGCISTKAPWDAFWGQRYASAIDPDGHGLDLFAALPG; this is encoded by the coding sequence ATGACCATTCATTTCTCCGCAGTGGGCCTCGTCGTCGCCGATCTCGATCGGTCCTTCGCGTGTTATCGCGTGCTCGGCCTCGACCTGCCCACCGAAGCACCCGAGGCGCCGCACTTCGAGGTCACTCTGCCCGGTGGTCTGCGCCTGATGTGGGACACCGTCGAGTCCGTCCGCAGCTTCGATCCGGAGTTCGAGCCGTCGTCCGGAGGCGGAGCGGCGCTCGCCTTCGACTGTGGTTCCCCCGAGGCGGTCGACGAGACACTTGCAGCGTTGGTCGAGGCGGGGTGCATATCGACGAAGGCCCCCTGGGACGCGTTCTGGGGACAGCGCTACGCGAGCGCGATCGATCCCGACGGCCACGGTCTCGACCTGTTCGCCGCGCTCCCGGGATGA
- a CDS encoding helix-turn-helix domain-containing protein, which produces MYRELPSGIPGVTLWRSEPSGARVGGTHVLPDGCMDLIRPADGFLVAGPDTTSQFSDLAADRPLTAVRFEPGLGPRFFGVDASELTDRRVPLDDLWPSRRVRLLAVRAEDDPVAALVDAVRGTVDEHDPMADLARALASGAAVTEVAAILGWSDRTLRRRSARAYGYGPKTLSRVLRFRRAVARARAGDDFARVAADCGYSDQAHLAREVRALSGVTLGELVRRHPGSAANRSRPWPSGSIALA; this is translated from the coding sequence GTGTACCGCGAACTGCCGTCGGGGATCCCCGGCGTCACACTGTGGCGGTCCGAGCCGTCCGGTGCCCGCGTGGGCGGAACCCACGTGCTGCCGGACGGATGCATGGACCTCATCCGGCCCGCCGACGGCTTCCTCGTCGCCGGCCCGGACACGACGTCCCAGTTCTCCGATCTGGCGGCGGATCGACCGCTGACGGCCGTCCGGTTCGAACCCGGCCTGGGGCCGCGGTTCTTCGGCGTCGACGCGAGCGAGCTGACCGATCGACGGGTTCCGCTCGACGATCTGTGGCCGTCACGTCGTGTGCGTCTCCTCGCGGTTCGAGCCGAGGACGATCCCGTCGCTGCGTTGGTCGACGCCGTCCGAGGCACGGTCGACGAACACGATCCGATGGCCGACCTCGCGCGGGCGCTGGCCTCCGGCGCGGCCGTCACGGAAGTCGCCGCGATCCTCGGCTGGAGCGACAGGACACTGCGGCGTCGCTCGGCCCGGGCCTACGGATACGGACCGAAGACGTTGTCGCGGGTACTGCGCTTCCGTCGGGCGGTCGCGCGTGCCCGGGCCGGCGACGACTTCGCCCGTGTCGCGGCCGACTGCGGGTACAGCGACCAGGCGCATCTGGCCCGGGAGGTCCGTGCACTGTCCGGCGTCACCCTCGGTGAGCTGGTCCGGCGTCATCCCGGGAGCGCGGCGAACAGGTCGAGACCGTGGCCGTCGGGATCGATCGCGCTCGCGTAG
- the topA gene encoding type I DNA topoisomerase, translating into MREGAGGTVAAREKSTAGGSSGTRRLVIVESPTKARKIAPYLGRDYVVEASVGHIRDLPRGAADVPAKYKGESWARLGVDVDHDFEPLYVVSADKKSKVSELKSLLKDADELYLATDPDREGEAIAWHLLETLKPKVPVRRMVFHEITEPAIRAAAENTRDLDTDLVDAQETRRILDRLYGYEVSPVLWKKVMPRLSAGRVQSVATRVIVQRERERMAFKSAEYWDIAATMDAGADASPRSFGARLVNVDGSRVASGRDFGPDGNLKSNGVVVLDEDRARRLAEALAGVALTVSSAESKPYTRKPYAPFMTSTLQQEAGRKLRFSSERTMRTAQRLYENGYITYMRTDSTTLSESAIAAARAQATQLYGAEFVHPTPRQYTRKVKNAQEAHEAIRPAGDVFATPGELHSRLDGDEFKLYELIWQRTVASQMADARGTTLTLRITGTAGTGEECTFSSSGRTITFPGFLKAYVESVDEEAGGQSDDAESRLPNLSEGASVTATKLDPDGHSTNPPARYTEASLIKTLEELGIGRPSTYASIIKTILDRGYVYKRGSALVPSWVAFAVIGLLEAHFAQLVDYDFTAGMEDDLDEIASGHRQRTDWLTRFYFGSDDGHEESVARKGGLKKLVGENLEDIDAREINSIRLFDDSEGREIHVRVGRFGPYLERMVTDPDNPDAEPTSQRANLPDDLPPDELTLEYAEKLFSTPQEGRVLGVDPSTGYEIVAREGRFGPYVTELIPDPTPEPEPEPDVTPIPVEELGSEGEGGTKTATKKAVAKKTAKKAPAKKAAKKTGPKPRTGSLFKTMDLSTVTLDDALKLLSLPRVVGVDPESGDEITAQNGRYGPYLKKGTDSRSLANEEQIFTVTLEEALKIYAEPKRRGRQAAATPPLRELGTDPVSGKQMVIKDGRFGPYVTDGETNASLRKGDEVESITDERASELLADRRARGPAKKTAKKTAAKKTAAKKTTAKKTAAKKTTKKAAAKKTTD; encoded by the coding sequence ATGAGGGAAGGTGCGGGCGGCACGGTGGCAGCACGGGAGAAGAGCACTGCGGGCGGTTCGTCGGGCACGCGTCGGCTCGTGATCGTCGAGTCCCCGACCAAGGCGAGGAAGATCGCCCCCTACCTCGGCCGCGACTACGTCGTCGAGGCATCGGTCGGTCACATCCGCGACCTGCCGCGCGGCGCCGCGGACGTCCCCGCCAAGTACAAGGGCGAGTCGTGGGCACGGCTCGGTGTCGACGTCGACCACGACTTCGAACCGCTCTACGTCGTCAGCGCCGACAAGAAGTCCAAGGTCTCCGAGCTGAAGAGCCTGCTCAAGGACGCCGACGAGCTCTACCTCGCCACCGACCCCGACCGCGAGGGCGAAGCCATCGCCTGGCACCTGCTCGAGACCCTGAAGCCCAAGGTGCCGGTCCGGCGCATGGTCTTCCACGAGATCACCGAGCCCGCCATCCGTGCGGCCGCAGAGAACACCCGCGACCTCGACACCGACCTGGTCGACGCGCAGGAGACCCGCCGCATCCTCGACCGTCTCTACGGCTACGAGGTCAGCCCCGTGCTGTGGAAGAAGGTCATGCCCCGTCTGTCGGCGGGTCGTGTGCAGTCGGTGGCGACCCGAGTGATCGTGCAGCGCGAACGCGAGCGCATGGCGTTCAAGTCCGCCGAGTACTGGGACATCGCGGCCACGATGGACGCCGGCGCCGACGCGAGCCCCCGGTCGTTCGGTGCCCGCCTGGTCAACGTCGACGGTTCCCGCGTCGCATCGGGTCGCGACTTCGGGCCCGACGGGAACCTGAAGTCGAACGGTGTCGTCGTCCTCGACGAGGACCGCGCCCGCCGCCTCGCGGAGGCACTCGCCGGTGTCGCGTTGACGGTGTCCTCGGCCGAGAGCAAGCCGTACACCCGCAAGCCCTACGCGCCGTTCATGACGTCGACGCTGCAGCAGGAGGCGGGCCGCAAGCTGCGGTTCTCGTCCGAACGCACCATGCGCACCGCGCAGCGGCTGTACGAGAACGGCTACATCACCTACATGCGTACCGACTCGACGACGCTGTCGGAGTCGGCGATCGCGGCGGCCCGCGCACAGGCCACCCAGCTGTACGGCGCCGAGTTCGTTCATCCGACGCCGCGCCAGTACACCCGCAAGGTCAAGAACGCGCAGGAGGCACACGAGGCGATCCGCCCCGCCGGCGACGTCTTCGCGACCCCCGGCGAGCTGCACTCGCGCCTCGACGGCGACGAGTTCAAGCTCTACGAGCTCATCTGGCAGCGCACCGTCGCCTCGCAGATGGCCGACGCGCGGGGCACCACGCTCACGCTGCGCATCACCGGCACCGCGGGCACCGGCGAGGAGTGCACCTTCTCGTCGTCGGGCCGCACCATCACGTTCCCGGGCTTCCTCAAGGCGTACGTCGAGAGCGTCGACGAGGAGGCCGGCGGTCAGTCGGACGACGCGGAGTCGCGCCTGCCGAACCTGTCCGAGGGCGCGTCGGTCACCGCGACGAAGCTCGATCCGGACGGTCACTCCACCAACCCGCCCGCCCGGTACACCGAGGCGAGCCTGATCAAGACGCTCGAAGAGCTCGGGATCGGTCGCCCCTCGACCTACGCGTCGATCATCAAGACCATCCTCGACCGCGGCTACGTCTACAAGCGCGGCAGTGCGCTCGTCCCGTCGTGGGTGGCGTTCGCCGTCATCGGCCTGCTCGAGGCGCACTTCGCCCAGCTCGTCGACTACGACTTCACGGCCGGGATGGAGGACGATCTCGACGAGATCGCCTCCGGTCACCGGCAGCGCACCGACTGGCTGACGCGGTTCTACTTCGGCAGCGACGACGGTCACGAGGAGTCGGTCGCCCGCAAGGGTGGCCTGAAGAAGCTCGTGGGGGAGAACCTCGAGGACATCGACGCCCGCGAGATCAACTCCATCCGCCTGTTCGACGACTCCGAAGGTCGCGAGATCCATGTGCGCGTGGGCCGCTTCGGTCCGTACCTCGAACGGATGGTCACCGACCCCGACAATCCCGACGCCGAGCCGACCTCGCAGCGCGCGAACCTGCCCGACGACCTGCCGCCGGACGAGCTCACCCTCGAGTACGCCGAGAAGCTCTTCTCGACGCCGCAGGAGGGACGTGTCCTCGGTGTCGATCCGTCGACCGGCTACGAGATCGTCGCGCGGGAGGGTCGCTTCGGTCCCTACGTGACCGAGCTGATCCCCGATCCGACGCCCGAGCCCGAACCGGAGCCGGACGTCACGCCCATCCCCGTCGAGGAACTCGGCTCGGAGGGTGAGGGCGGCACGAAGACCGCCACCAAGAAGGCCGTCGCCAAGAAGACGGCGAAGAAGGCTCCCGCCAAGAAGGCCGCGAAGAAGACCGGCCCGAAGCCGCGCACGGGTTCGCTCTTCAAGACGATGGACCTGTCCACGGTCACCCTGGACGACGCCCTGAAACTGCTGTCGCTGCCGCGTGTGGTGGGTGTCGATCCGGAGTCCGGCGACGAGATCACCGCTCAGAACGGCCGCTACGGTCCGTACCTGAAGAAGGGCACCGACTCGCGGTCGCTCGCGAACGAGGAACAGATCTTCACCGTCACCCTCGAGGAAGCGCTGAAGATCTATGCCGAGCCGAAGCGCCGCGGCCGGCAGGCCGCCGCCACGCCGCCGCTGCGCGAGCTGGGCACCGACCCGGTCAGCGGCAAGCAGATGGTGATCAAGGACGGCCGGTTCGGTCCGTACGTCACCGACGGTGAGACGAACGCGAGCCTGCGCAAGGGCGACGAGGTCGAGTCCATCACCGACGAGCGGGCGTCCGAACTGCTCGCCGACCGTCGGGCACGTGGTCCGGCCAAGAAGACCGCGAAGAAGACGGCAGCGAAGAAGACGGCCGCCAAGAAGACCACCGCCAAGAAGACGGCGGCGAAGAAGACGACGAAGAAGGCCGCCGCGAAGAAGACGACGGACTGA